Below is a window of Ralstonia nicotianae DNA.
GCGAAAAGCGCCTGTGGGAGCAGGGCATCGCCGCGGCGCAGGACTACCAGCAGGCGCGCACCGCGCTGCAGGAAGCGCGCATCGCCGCGGACAACGCGCGCCAGAAGCTCGCCGCCATCGGCGCGGCGCCGGCCGGGACGGCACTCAACCGCTTCGAGCTGCGTGCGCCGTTCGATGGCGTGGTGGTTGCGCGGCACCTGTCGCAAGGCGAGGCGGTGCAGGCGGAAGCCGCGGTGTTCACCATTGCCGATCTGCGTACCGTGTGGGCGGACTTTGCCGTCACGGCCAAGGACCTGGAGGCGGTGACCACGCACGCCACGGCCACGGTGCGCGCCACGGCCACCGGCACGGCGGTGCAGGGCAAGGTCTCGTACGTCGGCGCGCTGCTGGGCGAGCAGACGCGCAGCGCGCCCGCCCGCGTCACGCTCGACAACCCCAAGCGCGCGTGGCGCCCGGGCATGTTCGTCAGCGTATCGGTGGAGTCGGGCCGGGTGCCGGTGCCGGTGGCCGTGCGCGCCGATGCCGTGCAGACCGTCGACGAGAAGCCCTCGGTGTTCGTGCCCGTGCCGGCCGGCTTCGAAGTGCGCCCCGTCAAGACCGGCCGCTCCGACGGCACCTGGACGGAAATCCTCGACGGCCTGCCCGCCGGCACCCGCTATGCCGCCGCCAACAGCTACGTGCTGAAGGCCGAAGCCGGCAAGTCCGCCGACCACGGCCACTGACGGAGGCGCCATGTTCGAACGTCTGTTGCGCGCTGTGATCGCTCAGCGCTGGCTGGTGCTGCTGGCCGTGCTGGGCGCCGCGGCGTATGGCGTCTATAGCTATACGCGCTTGTCCATCGATGCGGTGCCCGACATCACCAATGTGCAGGTGCAGATCAACACGCCGGCGCCGGGCTACTCGCCGCTGGAGACCGAGCAGCGCATCACCTATCCGCTGGAGACGGCGATGGCGGGCCTGCCGAAGCTGGAGCAGACGCGCTCGCTGTCGCGCTACGGTCTGTCGCAGGTGACGGTGATCTTCAAGGAGGGCACCGACATCTACTTCGCCCGCCAACTGGTGAGCGAGCGCCTGCAGGCCGCCAAGGAGCAACTGCCCGACGGCATCTCGCCGGGCATGGGGCCGGTCTCCACCGGCCTGGGCGAGATCTACCTGTGGACCGTCGAAGCCGACGCCGGCGCGCGCAAGCCCGACGGCGCCGCCTACACGCCCGCAGACCTGCGCGAGCTGCAGGACTGGGTGATCCGCCCGCAGATCCGCAACGTGCCGGGCGTGACGGAGGTCAACACCATCGGCGGCTTTGCCCGCGAATTCCTGGTCGCGACCAGCCCGGAGCGGCTGGCCTCGTACAAGCTGACGCTGGCCGATATCGTGACCGCGCTCGAGCGCAACAACGCGAATGTCGGCGCGGGCTACATCGAGCGCAGGGGCGAGCAGTACCTGGTGCGCGCGCCCGGCCAGCTGCGCGACGCGGCCGACATCGGCAACGTGGTCATCGCCAGCCCCAACGGCACGCCGGTGCGCCTGCGCGACGTCGCCGCCATCGAAAGCGGCAGCGAGTTGCGCACCGGCGCGGCCACCAGCAACGGCCGCGAAGTCGTGCTCGGCACGGCCGTCCTGCTGATGGGGGAGAACAGCCGCACCGTCGCGCAGGCGGTGGACAAGCGCATGCGGGAGATCCGCCGCACGCTGCCGGCCGGCGTGCGCGTGGAAACGGTCTACGACCGCACCGTGCTGGTCGACAAGGCCATCGCCACCGTCAAGAAGAACCTGCTGGAGGGCGCGATCCTGGTGATGGCGGTGCTGTTCCTCTTCCTCGGCAACCTGCGCGCGGCGGTGCTGACGGCGCTGGTGATTCCGCTGTCGATGCTGATGACCTTCAGCGGCATGGTGTCGGCCAAGGTCAGCGCCAACCTGATGAGCCTGGGCGCGCTGGACTTCGGCATCATCGTCGACGGCGCGGTGGTGATCGTCGAGAACTGCGTGCGCCGGCTGGCGCATGCGCAGCACGCGCTCGGCCGGCCGCTCACGCGCGCCGAGCGCTTCGAAGAGGTCTTCCAGGCCGCCCGCGAGGCGCGCCGGCCGCTGCTGTACGGCCAGCTCATCATCATGGTGGTCTACCTGCCGATCTTTGCGCTGTCGGGCGTGGAAGGGAAGATGTTCCATCCGATGGCGATCACGGTGGTGCTGGCGCTGGCCGCGGCCATGGTGCTGTCGATCACCTTCGTGCCGGCGGCGGTGGCGCTGGGCATGGGCGAGCGCGTGGCGGAGAAGGAGAACCGCCTGATGGGCTGGGCGCGCCGGATGTACGCGCCGCTGCTGGAGCGTGCGCTGGCCGCACCCGCCGTGGTGCTGACCTTTGCCGCGGTGGCGGTGAGCGTCTCGCTGGTCGCGGCCCTGCGCCTGGGGGCCGAGTTCGTGCCCAACCTGAACGAAGGCGACTTCTCCATCCAGGCCATGCGGGTGCCCGGCACGGGCCTGGCGCAGTCGCTCGAGATGCAGATGCAGATCGAGCGCACGCTCAAGGCGAAGTTTCCCGAGATCGCGCGCGTGTTCGCCCGCACCGGCACCGCCGAGATCGCTACCGACGTGATGCCGCCCAGCATCTCCGACGGCTACATCATGCTGCGCCCCGAGCAGGACTGGCCGGCCGGGCCCGACGGCACGCGGCGCGACCGCGACCAGCTGCTGGCCGACATCCGCGCCACGGTGGAGACGCTGCCGGGCAATGCCTACGAGTTCTCGCAGCCGATCCAGCTGCGCTTCAACGAGCTGATCTCGGGCGTGCGCAGCGACGTGGCCGTCAAGCTGTTCGGCGACGACATGGCCGTGCTGGAGAAGCAGGCCCAGGCCATCGCCGCCCAGCTCGGCCGGCTCGCGGGTGCGGCCGAGGTGAAGATCGAGCAGACCGGCGGCCTGCCGTTCCTCAACATCGACATCGATCGCGAGAAGGCGGCGCGCTACGGGCTGGCCATCGGCGCGATCCAGGACACGGTCTCCGCCGCCATCGGCGGCAAGGGCGCGGGCACGGTATTCCAGGGGGACCGGCGCTTCGGCATCGTCGTGCGCCTGCCGGAAGCGGCGCGCAGCGATCCGGCCGCGCTGGGCCGCCTGCCGCTCGCGCTGCCCAACGGCCAGGGCTACGTGCCGCTGTCGGAGGTCGCCACGCTGCACGAGGTGACCGGCCCGAACCAGGTCAGCCGTGAAGACGGCAAGCGCCGCATCGTGGTCAGCGCCAACGTGCGCGGGCGCGACATCGCCTCGTTCGTGCAGGAAGCGCAGCGCGCGCTTGATGCGCAGATCCGCCTGCCGGCCGGCTACTGGATGGCGTGGGGCGGCCAGTTCGAGCAGCTGCAGTCGGCCACCGAACGGCTGCAGGTGGTGGTGCCGCTGGCGCTCGCGTTGGTGTTCACGCTGCTGTTCATGATGTTCGGCAACCTGAAGGACGGCCTGCTGGTGTTCTCGGGCATTCCGTTCGCGCTCAGCGGCGGCGTCGTGGCGCTGGCGCTGCGCGGCATTCCGCTGTCGATCTCGGCGGCGGTGGGCTTCATCGCGCTGTCGGGTGTGGCGGTGCTCAACGGGCTGGTGATGCTGAGCTTCATCCGCAGCCTGCGCGAAGACGGCAAGCCGGTCGACGCGGCGGTGAGGGAAGGGGCGCTGACGCGCCTGCGCCCGGTGCTGATGACGGCGCTGGTTGCCTCGCTCGGCTTCGTGCCGATGGCGCTGGCCACCGGGACCGGCGCCGAGGTGCAGCGTCCGCTGGCGACGGTGGTGATCGGCGGGATCCTGTCGTCGACGGCGCTGACGCTGCTGGTGCTGCCGGTGCTGTACCGGCTGGCTTACCGCCGTGACAGCCGTGACAGTCGCGATGGTGTGGCGGCGCCGGCGGACGCGGCTGCGGCGTCCGCCGTGCGGTAGGCGGCGTCAGTCGGCCCGCAGTGCCGCGATGATCTGCTCGGCCTGGGCCTTGAGCCGGTCGGTGTCGGCCTGGACGCGGGCGTGCGGCTGCAGCGGCGTGTCGGTGTAGCGCGGCAGCACGTGGAAGTGCACGTGCGGCACGGTCTGGCCGGCGGCGCTGCCGTTGAGCTGGAACACGGCGATGCCGGGCGGCGTGAAGGCGCGGCGCACGGCCCGGGCCAGCTTGCGCGTGGTGCGGATGGCGGCGGCGGCGGCATCGTCGGACAGATCGAACAGCTCGGCCGCGCCTTCCTTGGGCAGCACCAGCACGTGGCCGTCGGCCTGCGGCATGATGTCCATGAACGCCAGCGTGTGCTCGTCTTCGTAGACCTTGATGCAAGGCGCCTCGCCGCGCAGGATCTTGGCGAAGATGTTCTGGTTGTCGTACGTCGGGTCAGGCATCGGATGTCTCCGGCAAACGGGAAAAGGTAGCGCGCAGTATATGTGACGGGCGGCCGGCAGCGGTGGGCAGCCGGTCAGCCCGCGCCGTTGTCGGAGGCCTTGCTGTTGCGCTCGCGCTGACCACATTGCGCGGCGAAGCGGTCTGGAAGTGCGCTTCGACACGTCGAAGCAAACCCCGCTGATGCTCGCGTGCTTTGCTTCGATCGGCCTGAACGCGAAGCGGTCGAGCCTCAAAGTCCGGGGGGGCCGATGCTGCTGCGCTTCGTGCTCGTGGTGCTCGGCCGGCTCATTCTGCAGGACGCGCTCGGCATTGGACTGGCGAAGGCGCTGGTGCCAGCGGGCGGCGTTATCGGGCCACCTGAGGGGCGGCGCAATGAGGTCTGGCTGGAAGTCCACTCCCGGTGCGACTCGCAGACAAATTCGGGCGACTCCCAAACACTGGCAATCAGTTGAATACCGTCCGCCTTATGGCGACAGAACCCGTCGATATACGTTATTTTGACGTTGCAGCACACCGCGATCGACAAGATATCGCCTCAGCCGGGCGTAATCGGTTGTGAACAACTGACAGATCTTGGATATCTCCGATTCGGTGTAGTGGGCATCCGGGGCGAAAGCCGTCGCGATCTTTTCGATGGTGAGATCCGTTTCCAGTTGCCGATCGCTCAAATCTTCAGCGCTGCGATGCTGTCGATCGGCAATCTCTTCCCACACTGTGCCGACATCCGAAAATCCACGCGCATCTCGCTGAATCAGGCCGATGCTCAGCAACCGGGTCACGATTTTGCTGACGGCCTTCGCATCGATGCCGACGCTCTCCACGATATCGGCAAGGCGATTGACGCCGAGGACGATCGCAGCATAAACGGAGCGCGTTTCGCGCGACGTCATCGCGGCAAGGATGGCGTCTTTGCGAAGACGCCGCTTCAACGCCTCCTCGCCAATCGGCAAATAGCTGCTGCGAATTGGAATGTCTCCCAGTTCGACAAGCTCGGACTGCAGCGGCTGCGAACGGAGCACGCGTTCATTTTGTTGACGCTTGCGGACGATACCCAAGCCACTCTGGCGGTATTTGTGCAACTCCGGCAGTGTGATCAGCTCGAATGAATCGTCCAGCCTGCGAAACAGCTCTTCCCAGATCGGCGTTCTGACTCTGCGAACACGTTGTGCGCCCTCCATACTGACGGTGGTCAACATGGTTGGCTCGTGCAGGCACAGGTATCCGCCAGGCGCGACATGTTCCCAAAGCGCCGCGACGAAGCGGACATCGTCGGCCGGCGTGCCCGCATCGATCCACGCGATGTCGATCGCTCCCCATGACGCGATGGTGGCTTCGTCGAGTGCGTAGAAGTTGCTTTTGACGAATGTAACGAGGCCCGTGTCGACATCGTGATCCTTCAATGCATTCCATGCTTCTTCGGCTGAGGAGCCTTCGGCTGTGAAGTCGTCAATGGTGATCAGCCTGGGTTGATAGCGATCGGGAATTCCGGTCGGATCCAGAAGCGCGCTGCGCTCCTGCCATGTCGAGGTATCCAGTAAATC
It encodes the following:
- a CDS encoding efflux RND transporter permease subunit, coding for MFERLLRAVIAQRWLVLLAVLGAAAYGVYSYTRLSIDAVPDITNVQVQINTPAPGYSPLETEQRITYPLETAMAGLPKLEQTRSLSRYGLSQVTVIFKEGTDIYFARQLVSERLQAAKEQLPDGISPGMGPVSTGLGEIYLWTVEADAGARKPDGAAYTPADLRELQDWVIRPQIRNVPGVTEVNTIGGFAREFLVATSPERLASYKLTLADIVTALERNNANVGAGYIERRGEQYLVRAPGQLRDAADIGNVVIASPNGTPVRLRDVAAIESGSELRTGAATSNGREVVLGTAVLLMGENSRTVAQAVDKRMREIRRTLPAGVRVETVYDRTVLVDKAIATVKKNLLEGAILVMAVLFLFLGNLRAAVLTALVIPLSMLMTFSGMVSAKVSANLMSLGALDFGIIVDGAVVIVENCVRRLAHAQHALGRPLTRAERFEEVFQAAREARRPLLYGQLIIMVVYLPIFALSGVEGKMFHPMAITVVLALAAAMVLSITFVPAAVALGMGERVAEKENRLMGWARRMYAPLLERALAAPAVVLTFAAVAVSVSLVAALRLGAEFVPNLNEGDFSIQAMRVPGTGLAQSLEMQMQIERTLKAKFPEIARVFARTGTAEIATDVMPPSISDGYIMLRPEQDWPAGPDGTRRDRDQLLADIRATVETLPGNAYEFSQPIQLRFNELISGVRSDVAVKLFGDDMAVLEKQAQAIAAQLGRLAGAAEVKIEQTGGLPFLNIDIDREKAARYGLAIGAIQDTVSAAIGGKGAGTVFQGDRRFGIVVRLPEAARSDPAALGRLPLALPNGQGYVPLSEVATLHEVTGPNQVSREDGKRRIVVSANVRGRDIASFVQEAQRALDAQIRLPAGYWMAWGGQFEQLQSATERLQVVVPLALALVFTLLFMMFGNLKDGLLVFSGIPFALSGGVVALALRGIPLSISAAVGFIALSGVAVLNGLVMLSFIRSLREDGKPVDAAVREGALTRLRPVLMTALVASLGFVPMALATGTGAEVQRPLATVVIGGILSSTALTLLVLPVLYRLAYRRDSRDSRDGVAAPADAAAASAVR
- a CDS encoding HIT family protein, which gives rise to MPDPTYDNQNIFAKILRGEAPCIKVYEDEHTLAFMDIMPQADGHVLVLPKEGAAELFDLSDDAAAAAIRTTRKLARAVRRAFTPPGIAVFQLNGSAAGQTVPHVHFHVLPRYTDTPLQPHARVQADTDRLKAQAEQIIAALRAD
- a CDS encoding DUF2087 domain-containing protein, yielding MGTENSASLISALIRMTRPATVVEIGAGDSTIFIAKALQQARQDWQHDKDLLDTSTWQERSALLDPTGIPDRYQPRLITIDDFTAEGSSAEEAWNALKDHDVDTGLVTFVKSNFYALDEATIASWGAIDIAWIDAGTPADDVRFVAALWEHVAPGGYLCLHEPTMLTTVSMEGAQRVRRVRTPIWEELFRRLDDSFELITLPELHKYRQSGLGIVRKRQQNERVLRSQPLQSELVELGDIPIRSSYLPIGEEALKRRLRKDAILAAMTSRETRSVYAAIVLGVNRLADIVESVGIDAKAVSKIVTRLLSIGLIQRDARGFSDVGTVWEEIADRQHRSAEDLSDRQLETDLTIEKIATAFAPDAHYTESEISKICQLFTTDYARLRRYLVDRGVLQRQNNVYRRVLSP
- a CDS encoding efflux RND transporter periplasmic adaptor subunit, with the protein product MTLPRQQRRAIALIVALGALAGAALWWGMGARQAAHAESEAEQPASHAEHAQAPKAEAAEAPHAETIAMTAEAIANAAIGVETAGAAQLRTEVVLPGEIRLNDDRTAHVVPRVAGVAEQVAVELGQPVTRGQLLAVLSSPALSDQRSELQAAQQRLALAQEAHAREKRLWEQGIAAAQDYQQARTALQEARIAADNARQKLAAIGAAPAGTALNRFELRAPFDGVVVARHLSQGEAVQAEAAVFTIADLRTVWADFAVTAKDLEAVTTHATATVRATATGTAVQGKVSYVGALLGEQTRSAPARVTLDNPKRAWRPGMFVSVSVESGRVPVPVAVRADAVQTVDEKPSVFVPVPAGFEVRPVKTGRSDGTWTEILDGLPAGTRYAAANSYVLKAEAGKSADHGH